The Tamandua tetradactyla isolate mTamTet1 chromosome 18, mTamTet1.pri, whole genome shotgun sequence genome contains a region encoding:
- the GRP gene encoding gastrin-releasing peptide isoform X2 — MRRRELPLVLLALILCQAPREQAAPALEGGGTVLAKMYPRGNHWAVGHLMGKKSTGEFPYVYGVGNLNQQPWKDLQWDEAARNLLGLIRAKENRGSQSPQRRPLGSRQPTWDSEDGSKFKDLVDSLLQALALKESTLS; from the exons ATGCGCCGCCGCGAGCTCCCGCTCGTCCTGCTGGCACTGATCCTCTGCCAAGCGCCCCGGGAGCAGGCGGCCCCGGCGCTGGAGGGTGGAGGGACCGTGCTGGCCAAGATGTACCCGCGTGGCAACCACTGGGCAGTGG GGCATTTAATGGGGAAAAAGAGCACGGGAGAGTTCCCGTATGTTTACGGGGTAGGGAACCTGAACCAGCAACCGTGGAAGGACCTTCAATGGGATGAAGCTGCAAGGAACTTGCTCGGCCTCATAAGAGCTAAGGAGAACAGAGGCAGTCAGTCACCCCAGCGCCGGCCCCTGGGTAGTCGCCAGCCTACCTGGGATTCAGAGGATGGCAGCAAATTTAAAGAT ttggtGGACTCGCTGCTCCAGGCTCTCGCCCTGAAGGAAAGCACCCTCAGCTGA
- the GRP gene encoding gastrin-releasing peptide isoform X1, with protein sequence MKHHVISEVGHLMGKKSTGEFPYVYGVGNLNQQPWKDLQWDEAARNLLGLIRAKENRGSQSPQRRPLGSRQPTWDSEDGSKFKDVGSKEEVGGLAAPGSRPEGKHPQLNGW encoded by the exons ATGAAGCATCATGTCATAAGTGAAGTTG GGCATTTAATGGGGAAAAAGAGCACGGGAGAGTTCCCGTATGTTTACGGGGTAGGGAACCTGAACCAGCAACCGTGGAAGGACCTTCAATGGGATGAAGCTGCAAGGAACTTGCTCGGCCTCATAAGAGCTAAGGAGAACAGAGGCAGTCAGTCACCCCAGCGCCGGCCCCTGGGTAGTCGCCAGCCTACCTGGGATTCAGAGGATGGCAGCAAATTTAAAGATGTAGGTTCAAAAGAAGAAG ttggtGGACTCGCTGCTCCAGGCTCTCGCCCTGAAGGAAAGCACCCTCAGCTGAATGGATGGTGA